A segment of the Macrobrachium nipponense isolate FS-2020 chromosome 1, ASM1510439v2, whole genome shotgun sequence genome:
AAAGTATCACTACAAAAAAGGTTTACGATTAAAGGAATTTCCTCAAGAAACTTGATAAAGCATTgttaacaaggagagagagagagagagagagagagagagagagagagagagagagagagtataattttATATTGCCAAAATATAGCACTGATAACAAGTGCAGCTTCACAAGGAAATccatcaatattttttctttacatcttTTTTGATAAAAGTTTTACTTCAAAATAACAAAGAACGGTTTAAACGGAAAGGTTAATCATTTTACCTGGAATTGTAAAATATAACATTAGCATAATTTGGTAATTATCACCTGTCTGAAGACTTTTTCTCTCACTCAGTCGTATAGAGAATTAGTCCGTATGTCGCACTTTACATAATAATTGGTGCTGAGACAATTGCGATATTATGGTGTCTGTTGTATGAAATCcacatttttgtattaaaataaatttgcatGAATATTACGGAATTATGATTTGAGCTCTGCAGGAGGCCCCATCACAATGCCAGTTTCATATATTTGGTAATTGAATAACTAAAGTTACCATATGAAATTGGCAGATTTCGTTCTAGTAATGGCGTAGACTTGAACGAAAAGTGATTTAACAAAGGAAAGATGAAGGAGGCTTTTGAACGGGAAAAAAATGGAGACGCGAGAGATACCGGTTGGGTTGCTAATGGCTAAGCATGTTTTTCTTTGTTGACATTATTTTTGTGGTTACAATTAGTTAAACGAATACTACTGCTCCAGGTGTGCGTTCAACTTATACCGTATAACAGGCTTCATATGCCCTCAACTCCCTGTCGCTCTTCCCAACATATACCAATACCCAATCTGAAATGATGTCTCCTCAGACTATGGTTTAGCGTTTTTTCTTCGTAGTTAATTTTCACCCAGTTTTTGTACCTTACGTGCGAGGGGTCTTCGGTAAGGTTTGGAATTTGTCGCATGGAATGTGTCAACATATGGTGAGAATAGCCTTTCAGCATCAGTAGGGGATAACAGAAATACGCATTGATGGAGTATATTGTGAACACAGTTATTATTACCGAATACTATGGAATATATTTCAGATTATATCAGTATGAATAATACTTAGAAGATAGATCCTTCTGTTGAGCTCAGGTAATCATTAGTTTTTCTCACGTAAGCTTAATTTCAGTATCAggtgaaaaatggaaataaaacagaAGTACATAGATGGAAGTACAAGTGAGATGTGGTACAATGGTGAAAGTATGACTGAGTAGCTAAATAGGGTATGTCACGTAGTATATTTGGAAGAAGAGGTTCTGAATGGTAAAACTGAGAGGGACGTAACATCACTTATGCCATGAAAGGGGAATAATGGGCTTTTGACTGAGCTGGAAAGATAAAAGACAGGTATAGCAAGGGAAAGCAATGTATATTTAGATAAGGAGGAGTGTTTGTGGATTGTTTATCATAGAACAATCacatgaaaggtttgaaagtaaatggaaaagaatatatgTGGCACACATAGACCTCGAGAATGATTAAGATAAAATTGATGGAGAAGAAAAGGCCTCCAGAATGCTTATGATGGAATTAATGGAGAAGAAAAGGCCTCCAGAATGCTTATGATGGATTTGATGGAGAAGCATAAACCTTCAGAATGCTTATGATGGAATTGATGGAGAAGAAAAGGCTTCCAGAATGCTTATGATGGAATTGATGGAAAAGAAAAGGCCTCCAGAATGCATATGATGGAATTGATGGAGAAGAAAAGGCTTCCAGAATGCTTATGATGGAATTGATGGAGAAGAAAAGGCTTCCAGAATGCTTATGATGGAATTGATGGAGAAGAAAAGGCCTCCAGAATGCATATGATGGAATTGATGGAGAAACATAAACCTTCAAAATGCTTATgatggaatcaatggaggagaaAAGGCCTCCAGAATGCATATGATGGAATTGATGGAGAAGAAAAGGCTTCCAGAATGCTTATGATGGAATTGATGGAGAAGAAAAGGCTTCCAGAATGCTTATGATGGAATCAATGGAGTAGAAAAGGCCTCCAGAATGCTTATGATGTAATCAATGGAGAAAAAAGGCCTCCAGAATTCTTATGATGGAATCAATGGAGTAGAAAAGGCCTCCAGAATGCTTATGATGAAATCaatggagaaaaaaaggcctCCAGAATTCTTATGATGTAATCAATGGAGAAGAAAAGGCCTCCAGAATGCTTATGATGTAATCAATGGAGAAAAAAGGCCTCCAGAATGCTTATGATGGAATCAATGGAGTAGAAAACTCCTCCAGAATGCTTATGATGGAATCAATGGAGTAGAAAACTCCTCCAGAATGCTTATGATGGAATCAATGGAGTAGAAAACTCCTCCAGAATGCTTATGATGGAATCAACGGAGAAGAAAAGGCCTCCAGAATGCTTATGATGGAATCAATGGAGTAGAAAACTCCTCCAGAATGCTTATGATGGAATCAATGGAGTAGAAAACTCCTCCAGAATGCTTATGATGGAATCAACGGAGAAGAAAAGGCCTCCATAATGCTTATGATGGAATTGATGGCGAAGAAAAGTCCTCCAGAATGCTTATGATGGAATTGATGGAGAAAAAAAGGCGTCTAGAATGCATATGATGGAATTGATGGAGAAACATAAACTTCCAGAATGCTTATGATGGAATTGATGGAGAAGAAAAGGCCTCCAGAATGCATATGATGGAATCAATGGAGAAGAAAAGGCCTCCAGAATGCTTATGGTGTAATCAATGGAGGAAAAAGGCCTCCAGAATTCTTATAATGTAATCAATGGAGAAAAAAGGCATCTAGAATGCTTATGATGGAATTAATGGAGAAGAAAAGGCCTCCAGAATGCTTATGATGGAATCAATGGAGAAGAAAAGGCCTCCAGAATGCTTATGATGGAATCAATGGAGAAGAAAAGGCCTCCAGAATGCTTATGATGGAATCAATGGAGAAGAAAAGGCCTCCAGAATGCTTATGATGGAATCAATGGAGAAGAAAAGGCCTCCAGAATGCTTATGATGGAATCAATGGAGAAGAAAAGGCCTCCAGAATGCTTATGATGGAATCAATGGAGAAGAAAAGGCCTCCAGAATGCTTATGATGGAATCAATGGAGAAGAAAAGGCCTCTAGAATGCTTATGATGGAATCAATGGAGAAGAAAAGGCCTCCAGAATGCTTATGATGGAATCAATGGAGAAGAAAAGGCCTCCAGAATGCTTATGATGGAATCAATGGAGAAAAAAGGCCTCCAGAATGCTTATGATGGAATTGATGGAAAAACATAGACCTACAGAACGTTTATGGTGGAATTGATGGAGAAAGAATGTGGCGTATCAAGGATGTATGATGTAGAGAACAAATTGATAACAGTGTTGAAATATTCTGTGATGGAATTATAGCATGTGTTAGATTTTGTAGCTATAAAACCGCTTGGTCCAGTGTGATAATGTGTTTAAACAAAGTATGTTATATCCCCTTAGGGGTTTAGTGATGAGTGAGGCCGGAGAAATGCAGTAGACGTAGGTGCCAAATTGTGATATAAGAAGACAGACCGGTTTTGGAGAGTGGAATGGCTGATGTTCATAACTGATACAGGACTGACGGGGAACAATGAAGAAAAGCTATAAATAATACTAAAAGAGCCTGAAAGAGTTGGAGGAAGAAAGAGTTGAGCATAAACCTTGAATGGAGTTAGGTTATAATGGTAAATGTGAACCAGGTAGAAGAAGACGTTAACGTTAATATGCACTGTCAGAGAATAGAAGCAGTAGGTTCCAATAAGTATCTTGTTATAAAAAGTTTGGATGACTTTGAGGTGAGAATAGGAGTGAGTCACAAAGTAGGCATTGTACTAAAAGCAGCAGGACCCTTCCAAAACAATGAAAGGAAACTATGCATGAGTATGGAGCCATGGTTGGAATATATGAAGGAActgttgaaccaactctcctttatggatgtGAGAGTGGATGTTAcatgtatttataaaaatgatGATGGAAGACGTAACGATAAATTGTTCATAATACTTGTGGAATAAGAACAAAGGAGAGAGCCGGAGATGTGAATGTACATTGAACATAATAGTGGTAAGAGTCGTTTTAGGTGAAAGGACGGACGTGGGTGTTTGATGGAAGGGTATAAGCTTGGTGAAAAGAGTACTATACATTTCGAAAATGttgggaagaaggaagagagggagaTTAAGTAAGAAAGAGTTGGACGGATAGTGTGAAAGGAGGAACCTCAACATCCAGAGAGCAAGAAAGTGTATGCAAGGTAGGAGTCATGGCGCATTGTATAAGGAAGTTCGACACGTACATAAGCCCCCTATGTGGGTGTACGAAGTGGCCATTGTTGTGGAAGTTATCTGTACAAGTGTCTCATTCGAGATTCAGCGGTTAAAGCGGGAACGTGACATtgaccattattttttatttctagggAGCCGCCCCATGTTCGGGGACAGGTTGTTGTTGGATTAATTATCCCAAAACAATAATTGTACGGAGTCTTCAAAACTCTGGGATTTAGTTATTCACGTTATACACTTTCAAAAGGGGCATATTCGCAGTGCGCATGAGTCCCCAAAGTCTGACTGCTTCAAGATAtttgaatgtgtatatattctaGCTGAATTGCTCGAAAACAATGCATGTAGTATTTTGGCTATGACCCTGgctggaaataatatatatattatatatatatgaatatatatatatatatatatatatagtatatatatatatatatattatatatatactatatatataatatatatattatatatatatatatatatatatatatatatatatatatatatatatatatgaatatatatatatatatatatatgcatatatatttatatatataaataatttttttattaaattagacGTACAGTGCATCAATGCTTTCATATAAAAGATttagagaaaagaaaattaagaaaatattgtaGACTAGTGTCGTCTTCGTTCTTTGTCTTCGGAGACCAACACACGAGATGTGGTCAGTACAAAATTGCATTGTGGTAGGATTCTTGCATAAGGAAAATTACTTAATTTCTCCTGTCTTTCGTTGGTCCTATCTAGCCCATGTAAGAGATGTGTTTGTAATTTGCCTGCCGGGGTGATAATTAAGTATTTTAGCATTATGCAGAACTTCACTTTGAGCCATTGACGGTTTAAATTATTTTACTGTTTGAGATCTATTTGACGTCATAATTAAGGTCAAACACGGTAGATATTTGAGATTTCACCCCTTTTTTGTCAGGTCATTCTGTTAAAGGCAATACTTGCACGAGgtctgtttatttctttatttacttatttccgtTTTCTAGGGCActtttaaaattcatttgaaaCATTTTTGAAGGAATCCCACTAACCCGAGCTCCTCATAGCAGAAGCCTTTTTCCATTTGAGcttcttgaaattttaatttttgtctgGAACTGAAACAAATTTCATTAAAGCATCAAGGCACCAtttaattttcaagatattttgtgttctttatttttaccttatcaTCCTAAGAAGAATTCGAAAGAAAATTGATTGCCCgttaaaaatgtttaaacaaCCATATTTCATAATTGCCTATCAAAATTTTCACAATATGATAATAGCATCGCTCTTAAAGTTGAACTGAACATTAATATCAATAACTTCTGTGCATGTTATCCCACTTTTACAATACTAACAAAATACCAATTCTATGGTTAAAGATCTTAGTCTGTAGAAGAAGTGAGAGCAGAGAATTAAAACCATCGTCCTCAAGTAATGTCTTGAGGCGATACCAGATGGCAGCACCCAACGGATGCACCATAAGTGAAAGTACAACTCTGTTGACGCCTACTCTTGGGTAACGCATGTGACTGCGGTTTAGAGATATGATCTTGAAGAAATTATCCGCAACTCACGCTGTACTTACAGTATcacattttcatctctctctctctctctctctctctctctctctctctctctaacaacatTTCTAGGAACATGCACAAAATTTATCATGTATTACGAAATGCAGTGCCATAGTACACATGTATGCAATGTGGGTATGTATGATAGTGTATAAGTTCTTGACTTTGATAATATGAAGTAGACTGGATATTTTAGTTACAATTTTATACATCCgaaattttctttccttctttttcactCTATCTACATTTTTGGTACTGGTCATCTCGTGATAATTAAATTTCTTAGTCCATTACAAAATAGGTCATGACTGACTACTAAGAGCTGGATAGACGTTCTTTATATACTTACGATTATGTTCTGATCCTACTCATTGCATAAAAGTGAAGCTGTATTGCATGAAACCACTTTTGAAAAGCTCCCAAAAATAATTTCTATGTAAAATAGTCGCACATCTGGTGCTTCCCTCGTAAGCTGCTGAAGTGGCCGCTAGAACACTTCACTCTGAATTCAAATATTATAAGATTAACCACCATGATGGTTTTAGTTGGACATGCTGAAGGTTGGGCGACATTACTACTTCTAATTAAAAATTTTCTCCTTGTGCATCAATGCAGTCTTAAATGTTTTAAGTAAAACTAATTTAATAGTATATCTTAACTTTCTTCTGCAAGTGTCCTCGTCTCTACCACAAATGGCATCTCTAAAACTACGAATGATCTTCTCTTCTTACTTCATCTGAGTTTGAGACTGTTTTCAAACAAGTTTTTTCTCTAACTAGTCCGAGAACAATACAAATTTCCCTTGGAGTGTGACCTGCCCCTAGAATTCCCTTATCCTTTTGGTCTGCTCAGACAAGGTGATCCGGTCTGTAGGAACAATATATTATGATTGCATCTCCAGATTTCTGTTGGTATATCTCTCTTGTTCTCTGGCATACCTCTgggaaaataaacagaaacaatTTCTGTGTCCTAAGAAAAATGATCTCAACTAGAATTGCCTTTGCTCTACACGCCTTTTGAAAAGTCAAGCAGCCAACATGAGAACCTGTAAACTATGTTAAAGTTGTTTCCAGTAAGATTTAACGACCAAAACAATGTCTTTAATTTATTCTCTTCATCTTCTCgccttcaaaaaaataaaaaaataaaagaagtatcAGTATTCATCACTGATACTACACATATCCTCCCCACCCCCTGTTTCTTGttatataaaactaattttttttcacatatgtgtatgaataatatatagagTTTTGTAAATTCCTTTACTGACCTTTTCAGTACCATTTATCTATGTTTCCGATGTTCCAACTTCGATTGTATTTGGTATTCGCATTGCCCCAAATATAAATACGCACtttgctctctccctctctctctctttccgcaaTGTTCCTTTGATACCAAGTTATCTTTTaaaacagaaattattattatttcgttcgTCAAAGTACCTGTCTCAGAAGAGATTGCTTACATGTCATTTGGAGTTCAGGTAATTCTAAAACTCACTTTCAAGCAGCATTTCCATATTAAGGATGGAAAAAATTTCCCCCTACTTTGTCCCTATCAAAGTGACTTGCgaaatttttttacttaaataaacaaaattgatttAATTATCATTTCGGTGCCATACAAAGCTATGCAACGATGTTTCCATCTCTCTTTTAAGTACAAATACAccgataaatacatatatccaaGCATgaatataagcacacacacaaacaatatatatatatatatatatatatattatatatatatatatatatattatatatatatatatatatatatatatatatataaatgtgtgtgtgcgtcggCAAAGCCCTGGCGTTTTGTTAAGCGGTGAAAATATATTCGTCCTCTGATGTTGATCGTAAAAGTAAGGACAGGATGACCATTGTTGGTTAATAATTCATGACGTCACAGCCCCTTTCTCTGTATATAAGGCAGCCACGGGGTGAAGAGAAACCAGAGTCCAACAGATACTCGGTACAAGAGCTCTCGCACTCATCCACTATGGCTCTTCTTTTGGTAAGGGACGATGTTTATATTCACGATATACGTATATTTGCGAAGAAGGACGGGATTATCatagacaaaatagtaaaatCTCACTACCACCatccagaaaaaaaagtattgttttcCCTTGTACTTACATGAGCATTTCCTTCGACGTAATGCTTATTTTGTATAGCTTttgaacataatataaaaaaaaagatacaactcCTTGGCTTTTCTCTTAATAGCGTTTACTAATTACCGAACGTTTGCTATTAATTCTTGTTATTATACTTAAAGAAATTAACAACCAAATTTTAGTTTAGTACCAGTAATGTCTGTAAGTAGTAAAACGAATGAATCTTATAATAAGAAATCAAAATTTATTCTGAAAACCTTTTTTCAGTCGGTATTTCTGGCGTGTGCCGGAGTAGCTTTGGGTCACCATCCTCCAGCCTATGGGCATCACCGTCCATCCTATGGCCACCAGCCAGCCTACAAACATTCCTACTGCGATCCTACTGCCACTCCTACTTGCGCAGCCAACTCCACCCTCACCTACTGCCTGGAGGACCCCGAATACCCCGAGTACGAAATCAAGGGCGCCATCAGCGGTGACCACCTCTTCGCCAAGAAATACGCTGATATAGCTGACCAGTCAGCTGACGACCTCGTAGACATGGTCACTAAGGCCCAAGAGGAAGCTTTCGATTACTCTTACTACACTGGGGCCTCTACTGGGGCCTCCCCATACGACGCTACCCACTGGGCAGGTCCTGAAGGCTACATCTGCCCCTCAGACGTCGCCTATGCCAGACCAAGACGTGCCCAGAACGTGAAGGGCAAGTGGCGTGTGATCGTCAACGACGTCCACTACTATACCCAGACTGCCCGTCTGGAGACCTGCCTGTTCCCAGAGGCCGCCTGCCGTGCCCTGGCTCCCTGCTACAAGAGCCACTGCACCCAGAAGTACGTCTACCACCGCCTCCTCTCCTTCGACCCCTGCGATGCTTACAAGGGCCTCTTCATCGACATCTACAAGCTGCCCTCAGCCTGCTCCTGCCACGTTCCAGCATAAGTCGTTTCCCTCCGGAAGGGGAAACTCAGGGTCACTCCCTGAGACTTCGTGCCCACGACAGACCTACCGACGACCTCTTTACGACCTCATGATCTATCTCCGAAGCGTAGACGGAGGAGAAGCCCCGAGATGACTTGAGAACTGCTTTCTTCACGTACCACCAACTAGTCATGCCAGGGACTCCCGGGACGCTCCCCCCACCCGCTgctcctctcttttctttttcctctttccttcttcctaatATATCTCCTTCCACCAAAACCATGTGAGTGTAAGATGCGAGAAGTTAttgtactatttattttttttttcactaaataaaaacataattaaaataaagttttgatAAAAACTCCTTTTTACTTGAGTTTACAAGGCATACTAAATTTgacagaaataatattttttagggTATCATAAGGCAAATATTTGCGGATTTATGCTCAATAATTTTAAGTAAGTTttcaaaatgttcataaaaaagTATAATCAGAATTTTTCGATGGGCATCTTCCCAGAGCTTTGTGttgcatcatttattttttattctcatgGTTTTTTATCTACTTAAATGCTCATCAAAGCTCTTCTTTAGGTACTGTTTCCATCATAAAGCTTTCAATTTTCTGAACACAATAAAAACGCCCCAAATATTTTCATGCTAAGAAACATTGCTGAAAATGTTtaagatataaagaaaagttGTATTTAAAGTTTTGTCAATTTGTTTGAATCGCCAGTTGTATAATTTGAGATTCAAAGATTTCGAATTTGAGGCCAGCGAATCATAGCTGCAAATTTATTATAGGTTCTAACAAAAAAGAGCAAAACTTTTCGTGCATAACACATtacaatttattcataaaaacaaactgaaaatgGTAATGGAAAGGCATAAGCATTCAGTAATTAATCTTTCGTATGCTacgtatattttttcattaaaatataaatgattgaaAACTACTATGATTAacttgtagttttaaaatttcataagttCGTGGATTATGAAACAAATAGAATTtaatcgaatgcattatttcgGAATGAAAAGTTGACAGGGAATTGAGAGCAATTTTCCCATGGGTGAATGTGAAAAATAGAGAGGGATGTTCTACTGATACTGATGTTTGGTTATGGCAAAATTAACCACCAGGAAGGGTTTTAGAGGAATGTACGGAGGGTTGGGTGGCATCATGGCTTCCAATTAAATTATCTGAAGTAAAATATCTAAAGTAAAACGAATTCGACAGTATGCTATAACTTCTTGGATTTCAAAAGAGCAttggacagacaaacaaacaaagagagagagagagagagagagagagagagagagagagagagagagagagagagagagagacatgattaCCTGAGACTGAAAAATCAAGTGCTATCCATAGAAATGGGAATAAAGAAATGTGGGAATTAAAGACAACTCAAAGGAGGTGAAAAGCTCAATATTGATATGCGAGAAGTTTGAGGAAATTTATGATAAGTTTTATTGGTCACTAAACATCATTTTATGAGTTCTTCCCTTGTTGTGATGCTTTCAGAAAATACTTTATCTCTAACTTATAAGACGACAATTTAAATTTCTTCTCTTTCCTACCTCGAGAGTTGCCTGTCATTCATAATCTGTTTTAATTTTGGTCTGCCCATATAAGGTGATCCAGCCTGTAgcaacaatatataaatacaattttacACTTCTGGGATATCTTTCCTTTTTTGGGGAGTTCGCTGAGAAAATTAATACGAACATTTTCTTTCACCTAAGAAACATTCTTTCATTTAGACTTTTGCTTTCTTTAACATCCCCCTTGAAAAGACAACCAGCTATCATTAAAACTACTAAGTTATGTTACAGTACctacaaaataatatttcatgatCAATGGAAGCCCTTGGTTACATTATCCTAAGCAACCCTCTCGGGTGAAGATTTAAGATTGTTTAAGAAAAAGATTTCTCTGTATTCTTTCATGAGACCCCAAATATTCTCCTCACCCTTATTGTTATAATTAGATAATACTAGCAGACTTAACGCCCATGATAGTAAGATTGTCCGTTGTAATGCCAGGAGTCGCTTCGACGGTTGCTGTGCAGGCTAGAGTTTTGCTTGAATTTTCGGTTACGGTTTTCCACCCGTCCCCTGAAAGGGActgagacataacgcccattataggggggtgggggtgtggttaggatgaaaccccattataaaccatcttagaggtcccactataaccctgccaagtttcatgtgcATCGGACCTGCAgcttggccgtgattgaatgacagacggacggacagacataacgcccattttaggggggtgggggagggtaggatgaaaccccattataaaccatcttagaggtccccactaaaaccctgccaagtttcatgcgcATCGGACCAGCcgcttggccgtgattgaatgacagacggacggacagacataacgcccattttaggggggtgggggagggtaggatgaaaccccattataaaccatcttagaggtCCCCACTAAAACCCTGCCAGGTTTCATGCGCATCGACCCAGccatttggccatgattgaatgacagacggacggacagacataacgcccattttagggggggtgggggagggtaggatgaaaccccattatggACCATtctaggggtccccactataaccctgccaagtttcatgcgcATCGGACCAGCCgcttggccatgattgaatgacagacggacggacagacataacgcccattatagagGGGTGGGTGTGTGgctaggatgaaaccccattatatacCATCCTAGGGGTCcctactataaccctgccaagtttcatgtccatcagaccagccgtttggccatgattaaatgacagacggacggacaaacataacgcccattataagTAAGATTTACATTCTGAATTAGTTTCTTCAACCGTCTTTTCAGTCTAGAATAACGATGCCAAATCTAAAGAGGTAGATGATAAACGTgtccgatattctctctctctctctctctctctctctctcatctctttctttcctctttctcctctcgtctctctctctctctctctcttctttcgctctcctcttctctctctctctctacgatccTTTTAACCACAGAGTAACATTTTAGAATATAGAAATGAATCCAATTTCATTCCTCAGAGCACTTGGCCTAGAGGTAGTTACTAACTGGTCATTTGGAGCTCCATGAGTTCAGTGAGATTTTATGATCCTcccagcaatcacttttaatcggcattttttttttccctcggaAGTTGCACTGTATCTCTCTTAAAGTAATGTGTGTAGCTTCTTTCACAACTACTTCACAGCTAACGCTAATGTCCTAGTTGTaataaattttcaattaaatacTTTGACGGACGAAATTATACCAACTTCAAAAAATTACTTTGAGTGTTAAAGTAtcattccataatatatatatatatatatatatatatatatatataatatatatatatatatatatatatatatatatatatatatatatatatatatatatatatatcagcgataGGCTCAGAGGATTTTGTTCATCTCCAAtttggaaatgaaaacaaatttgatCCTTATGTTCATCGGACAAGTAGGAGCAACTCTTGGTTAACAATTCATGACGTCACAGCCCCTTGCTCTGTATATAAGGCAGCCACGGGGTGAAGAGAAACCAGAGACCAACAGACACTCGGTACAAGAGCTCTCGCACTCATCCACCATGGCTCTTCTTTTGGTAAGAGACGATGTTAATATTCATGACATTCGTCGATTTACGAATTATGATATAATTCGTACACAAAAGCAGAAGAAACTCACCAATGCCACAAAGATAATAATATTCTTTCGttctcctttttgttttattgaggAGGGCTTTTCGTTGTCACTGTGCtaccttttttttatagttaaaaaagtagaatagaagaatttttagattccttttttCATCTCTTTCCATCATTTAGTCATTATcgaatgtttgtttctttttaccTATTACTATACtgagataaatattttttttagcttaatcCGTGTTATGCCTGCAAGTACCTAAAAGAAGGAATCCTATTAAACgaaatttaattgtaatttaaacAACTTTTTTTCAGTCGGTATTTCTGGCGTGTGCCGGAGTAGCTTTGGGTCACCATCCTCCAGCGTACGGGCATCACCGTCCATCCTATGGCCACCAGCCAGCCTACAAACATTCCTACTGCGATCCTACTGCCACTCCTACTTGCGCAGCCAACTCTACCCTCACCTACTGCCTAAAGGACCCCGAATACCCCGAGTACGAAATCAAGGGCGCCATCAGCGGTGACCACCTCTTCGCCAAGAAATACGCTGATATAGCTGACCAGTCAGCTGACGACCTCGTAGACATGGTCACTAAGGCCCAAGAGGAAGCTTTCGATTACTTTTACTACACTGGGGCCTCTACTGGGGCC
Coding sequences within it:
- the LOC135220161 gene encoding neurotrophin 1-like codes for the protein MALLLSVFLACAGVALGHHPPAYGHHRPSYGHQPAYKHSYCDPTATPTCAANSTLTYCLEDPEYPEYEIKGAISGDHLFAKKYADIADQSADDLVDMVTKAQEEAFDYSYYTGASTGASPYDATHWAGPEGYICPSDVAYARPRRAQNVKGKWRVIVNDVHYYTQTARLETCLFPEAACRALAPCYKSHCTQKYVYHRLLSFDPCDAYKGLFIDIYKLPSACSCHVPA
- the LOC135220162 gene encoding neurotrophin 1-like, translated to MALLLSVFLACAGVALGHHPPAYGHHRPSYGHQPAYKHSYCDPTATPTCAANSTLTYCLKDPEYPEYEIKGAISGDHLFAKKYADIADQSADDLVDMVTKAQEEAFDYFYYTGASTGASPYDATHWAGPEGYICPSDVAYARPRRAQNVEGKWRVIVNDVHYYTQTARLETCLFPEAACRALAPCYKSHCTQKYVYHRLLSFDPCDAYKGLFIDIYKLPSACSCHVPA